Part of the Lycium ferocissimum isolate CSIRO_LF1 unplaced genomic scaffold, AGI_CSIRO_Lferr_CH_V1 ctg13682, whole genome shotgun sequence genome is shown below.
AcgatatatggttggaaagctatttcaattatctacaactttcattctggaagttttcccaaattctaaactcataataccgttttggcccctcgaattTAGATTACCCGAAAACGGTTTCTTAAATCGTCCATTTGGAGGGCTTatactcatttttggcttatgggtccttcttaggacttgctcaacttcacatgtactacccatatatctctcatatgtcctttataaaatcccaacatatgggccccaccttaacttatggttacgagggctatcgtCGGGTAACTTGTTAagcgatttactccatacgatttccaatgtcatatgtacactcttacatgcagataatataatcttcatccctaattcttgtataactctgctctcccttgagctcgtactaagccatcgacagtcttggtaacgcaaacttttcggggtgtaacatctttcccccctttaaaaacattcgtcctcgaatgttaaactagtcctacagggtcttataagcatttcgggggagttccttttatGGTTATCACATgcaattcattcatcaatcaacatagccaattaaggagtttagattacctgtaggcataggaaataagtggggatacttcttctCCTCTTGACTTCCCGGTGTCATCTCTTCCTGTTATTGttcgccacaataccttaacggaaagCCATATCTTTGTCGTAACCTTCTCACCCgacgatccagtatggctataggctgctcctcgtaggataactcctctgtcacctggatatcatctatgggaaataccctggaaggatcacctacatatttgcgaagcattggCACGTGAAAGACTGGGTGCACGCTGAAATCGGTGGTGAATAGAGGTCCGAGCTCGTGAGCAACTTTGGCCTACCTTTTACGGACAATACGATAAGGCCCAATGCATCTCGGGCTCAAATTTACCCTCTTTTTCcctttgccgaatctcataacacccttcatggttGGCTTGCCTTGAGTCAACATACCCAATCGCCGATAgcggaactctaagtgtcgacgtcgattatctcgGTAATATGATTTATCTTTCCTTAATGTGACTGCGAATCCAAAGTATTTGCTTGGTCTGTTAATAACCGTTCCCGAacaagttttaccttatcaacggcttgttgaatcatatactatgggccgattaacttagtttttCCAGCAACATCAAACCGGCCGATCTTATGGGTGCCCCGCGCCACGCCATCTCTAGCATTAACTAgcacgaaatcaataacacggacGGGGACAATCCGACATATCTCTAGCGTACGAATAGTACGCGTGTAGAATATATCGGTCCGCATCCGTCGATCCGAGAACGACATCGTATTGAGACTCAAGAAGGACTCTAAAAGACTTTGCATAGATTATGTCACTCTACCTTTTGCTTTTAGTCTCTATCTTTAGAGTTGgttatcaagtagcgatgaagtCCCCTGCATATAATACCTTTACTGGCCGCTTGATGATAACTTTAACTATCATCGGCatttggtataattttgaaagtatatatatttggcataCAAATTTACCCTCTTTTAGTAACGGCTAGTTAAGgcgatcatcttgcttaaatcgtcttataatccccctttactcaacttgtaacattctaggcacattatctcgtgtcgtctctttatctttgattcaaacccttctattgtcccttGATTTAGTATCTTGCTCTTCCAACTTTCTGTCAAATGGGGCATGATGTTGTAATCTTTACgcgaatatacgaaggtgctcaaattagcccaagaagtaccttagcgtggcttcactaattcttatgttttacttgtcttcgcctctcttatcttacaaccggtatcgggataggtccttggttcaaccatagccatgtcctgtttgccctcagtactaattctatctcggtaatttagcttaaaccatctttacatctttccttaatgcacccaaaaatctcgtaaccatattgttattagcttccatgcatgcaagaacattaatcaaacttttctcattaagtatttgCTTGGTCTCGTCCTCAGCATCTAAATATTCATAGGCAACATAACTACCCTTGTACGATTATtcgtataaagtatattcaatcttagtcacgatcttcCTTCTCATTTGGTTCATGCTACTTTACATATcccctccgtactaacattTCGACAACCTCttgtagcctatcttgtcatactcctttctcttcctttttctcacttcctactatagaaggttttctatctttctcctttgctacttataggtcgcgATATCATTGCCTctcgaacaactctattgcccacatcttaacctctaatccagGCATAAataaggccttgcttgttgtctttcACAATGTCTGCGTAAATTACTCGTtatcattctcttgtcgtattcttttttttttttaagcatccactttccaatgtcatatcatttaagatctcCATAATTAATTCTCAGTACTATCTCAACtaccatcctaacttctacccctttattgctggcttttagatcttactaacttgtctcagcaaggaaccttacctgtagcccaagcatccgtatcaaatatattgtagtgtcgattgtctccatcttacacttgcatctctcgcactcgcttccccccttaagggtgtacttatactattacccgattatactttgccctatgttcgtgtttccaatctcaattaggcggcacttttattctgACATTTTGATCCCTTTGCCTTCCACctactcactttctttattttctaaatATCATTGTACTAgaactttccaaacttaacagTGAAAACAGCATCGCTTGCAcagtaacatttgtgccatttatatatttttctcacttgaacttcgttaccctgtcaaTTAataccttccatataccgccatgTTGGTtgcggaatacacatatccgccgatatagccatgtacgggatatcatgtatatatatatatatatatataatttctactatcttgcttacaaaatatttccaaacgctattcaacacCACTGCTTCTAGAgcgtgatgcaccttctttctcttctttggttCGATGCtcctcgtcctatgtgacctcttaaggtttcgcCCCTCTGtgtactctaatttcccttaggctactctggCTTCTCATTTGgttctcctgtgtctgactttataggacttttggtacacttcccagggggtcacccatcctaaaattgctctcactccagcacgcttaaccttggaactctgatgaaatacgatgctttaatactagtatgatagcgtccacctcaccgcatgaccttcatcacacaatctggagtaagttgaagtcttaacggatttcgaaacgttctcataacacatctccctccgaattagaaagggtctcttactcttcgactccaattactattttagccctttttcaatcctcaatattcacttttcacctatggacatgactactttccgtcctagacttccagattcccaatggtgaggaacacaccttgatcgccgttacttataaatactcggttatcggcctttggatttacgccctcattttacctcgttcctcatcctttctataacaaGTCTTTCACggtccgtcacttatagtactcgtatccttggctacacatgtcatggtctattactatcTTTGttatctctctttcttcttatttccttcttccaattaccctttcttttcttacactcgctatcatttccattattatataacccttattccaaacttcctctacagaacttgataagccttccttattcgttctatagctcgcttttccatttcacacttgcctttacatTCTAGCTAcctagatcacatcatagctttggacactttctcactaggctttacttatttttataacaatcctcattatattcacattatatcttattcgtaatcaatcctataatgtaacacttcttaaccctttaccctttctgatcaactttatccttaatatctcacaagctgtcttatcaataccttcatatccatcacaatcttttcctctgtactcttgtcttaatcatactattacttcttttaactataagctcgtcataattcatccctgcttatcaattcagtcggtaccttaaataacactccatccagatttaccagcccttttctgaaccatctcttaggattacaatcctctccaaattctttttaccatatcgatatcgagcttctaattattattatcctcaatccaccaattaacttctttctcgatgtcggccttactcgtagcttagtcaaatcttaccattactattggcacgacctttcaagacatattacaaacctatatctcattctctctttatttctaagaaaattttggcagagtttcctctgtaattgttactatctcataacctgcacgcaggaaataccaacaatgcctcacagggctaacatatgtatatatatatcatatcatatcatatcacagccacacagggcccccaatatcaacaacagtacgaaagtgatgaacatacctcgtatgcccaactcaaactgcacctgttacactttcttgtttactttcccttttaatcttcaacttgtatttcaatcgtacttcaataccttacctgacatatatcctttatacctttgcttacccgcgtgctttgtaacttccaatatcgctagtcactttcttctgtcgatgccatttttctgctgaaatcaaggttagtataaggaatctcattccctatgacttggctctatgacacgatctcagatgtaaaagaaaagtaaccaccctagatgccccgtaacctcctgtttataaatgtggcgcgcttcacaccataaacaggactctactggacacgactttgcagataacccctaggacgactgcgctcgataccaatttgtcacaccccaacttttgatagggcatgatgggcacccgacccttacttagggccgagcgaacccgctgatccttgcgatactcataatcttacggGACTTTTAAATCATAAAATGAACACATAATGTAAGCTctaaaaaaacatgcttttcgtccttcataaatcaagtaaaatcgtaatcatatgaaatcacgtaacataatgcataatgatacatcggcttacagagcagcttacaagactgacatgctatatacgtgactctgtttgcaaagtctctaacataactcaagataccataacatagatactcggactcggcagcactccgggaggaaatggagctcgcccatcccgctggaacatcttctacgaatatcctctactcatctggcatgatacactgcgtggcatgaaacacggcTGAAATACGAAGTAAAAAAGGTCATAACCGGTAATGCttagtacgaaatatgtactgactatgcaagcatgaaatacagaaaacaagGTCATAACAACGTGTCGGAAGTAAGTCTGTATACataaaagtgagcataataactagaataccaaaatgcttactcttgaaATACTAATCATGCACAttaatatcatatccaacctgttatgggacttagtgacacaatcagacaatcattctgcacatgtgtatacatatgaaagttacgggcattattcattagagaacactttacgaacatatcaaggcaatccgagcccgttcataaaagttacggacattattcaacatagaatcctttaggaacaagaactctttatgcaacatttactatccaattatacaaaagacacaaggccatagctcgactatattaggaatgcaaacatcaagaagtgaataagaatcatagacatgctcggaacttaagaatggagttaccccaaggctcgtatcatatcatacttacatctaagacatgccaaaagaaagaaagggtaagctttacatacctgttccacctcttattagttacgcttattcgtccaagctcgcaagtctacattaaagaggatttacacaatcattagactcattattacacgtttgtcttagtccttcaaataaattcatttatagtGCTGCGAAATTTTCGacatctcccccgtttatatgcctagcccgaaattccaattcaataaccaacaacatcaacaacaataccaatagtaataacatcatttccaacacaacatatgccataaaacgaCCCCATGACTGTTTTCccattttctcaaccaaccaacttgcgatacgactaattaataactttatttcagTAAGGAagccgaaattaataccaacaacatcgataacaacatcttcaatatcctacaaaataaatacatatattttctatccaaatttctctttcaagcctaaattcataatcgaaaacaccaacaaacgaatttatcacactattccctccgttctaatccgttaaaactctgaataaacttgttaacgatgaaaaggaaccttaatcttacctcaagtgtgcagccaccacgtccaccctcttcttcttggttgatttttagctcaaatcgaaggcaatgcgacgtacgacacttttctcttcatgggcttcggaattcggggctcagattttggtcaaaattgatttttctctctaggctctcctctctctttttctccaaaattttctgggtgttttggtatgaaaaatgaggagaaaaggctgaaattttacttaaaaaggtgtgggtaatgggcctggcccactgacctttctgccttaaaacatccatatctccttatcccggtgtcgcctgtgaacccacgacatatggttggaaagatatttcaattatgtacaacttttattctggaagttttcccaaattccaaactcataataccgttttggcccctcgaagtcagatcgcccggaaacattttcttaaatcgtccttttggagggcttacactcatttttggcttatgggtccttcttaggacttgctcaacttcacatgtactacccatatatctcttcatatatcctttataaaatcccgacatgtgggccccaccttaacttatggttacgagggctatcatcggGTAACTTGTTAagcgatttactccatacgatctccaatgtcatatgtacactcttacacgtagataatataatcttcatccctaattcttgtataactctgctctcccccgAGCTCGTACTAAGCCATAGAGGCCTTGGTAACGCAAACTTTCGGGGGTGTAACATGACACCGCTTGCGGGGAGGGCGGGTTTTCGATCTATGCTATGAAGAACTATTCACACTATTGAACGGGTTTACTCGCAGCACTCCGGATCGCGGGATGATGCGGCTAGCGATTCGGTTAGGGAAAGCACGGGCGTCTTTGAAGTAGATAATTTTACAACATTATCGGCACGGATTGATGCCATGTGCATCGAACTCGAAAAGTTAGGCGATACGTCGCAGCGCCACCACGGTGCACGCGGTCGTGACAAGCCTTTTGTGACGTATGTGGAGAGGGTCACAATAGTGATGAATGCCCTGCAAATCCCGCATCCATATACTTAGTGGGTAATGCAGGCAAGGGGCAAGGAAACAACAATCAATACGAAAATTCCTACAACCCAAATTGGAGGAACCATCCGAATTTCAGGTGGAGTGACAACTAAGGTAATCAGAAGCAGAATTATCAGTCAGCACCTGCTCCTCAAGCTCCCACAAACAGTAtggaaaagatgatgaaaaagatTATGGGCGACATGCAGAAGATGATGATAGACCAGCAGAAGTTGATAGAAGATAATCAGAATCGCGATTTGGGCGCGAAATTTTAGTGGCGGATGGGACGGATGGGCGGGTGCACAAAATACTAGACCACCGGGGGACTTCAAGTGACTCGGATATGAATCCCAAGCCTTGCAATCGTAACTGCGAAATGGGCGAGAACTAGAGGAAGTGGTTTCAAAGAAAACTGGTCGAGTAGAGGctgaaaaaagagaagattgcCACAGAAACAAGTGAAAAAGAGAAGGCAGTCGAAGCACCAGTGGCAAAGCAGTCATAGGCCGTGGTTGTAAAGCTACCGCCCCCATTCCCTCAACGCCTGGCAAGACAGAAAGAAGAGGCTACTTACAAGaagtttcttgatttgcttAAACAGGTACACGTGAACGTCCCCTTGGTCGATATGCTGCAGGGTATTCCAAAGTATGCTAAGTACATCAAAGATATTGTTGCAAACAAGAGCCGTTTCACAGAGTATGCCACGGTTGCACTTACTGAGGAGTACACTTCTCGTATTCCGAACAGGTTGCCCACAAAATTGAAGGATCCCGGAAGTTTCTCTATTGAGATTTCTATTGGGACACAGGTGGTTGCTCGAGCACTTTGTGACCTAGGTGCAAGTATAAATCTGATGCCTTCGTCTATCTTCCGGAAGCTAGGTTTGGGAGTGCCCAGACCAACCACTATAGTTCTTCAGCTGGCAGACAGATCGTTAGCAAGACCCGAAGGTATTATTGAAGATGTATTGGTACAAGTAGGGTCGTTGATAATTCCTGCTGACTTTGTGATATTGGATTTCGAGCCAGACCC
Proteins encoded:
- the LOC132042156 gene encoding uncharacterized protein LOC132042156, encoding MLQGIPKYAKYIKDIVANKSRFTEYATVALTEEYTSRIPNRLPTKLKDPGSFSIEISIGTQVVARALCDLGASINLMPSSIFRKLGLGVPRPTTIVLQLADRSLARPEGIIEDVL